The following proteins are co-located in the uncultured Tolumonas sp. genome:
- a CDS encoding DnaT-like ssDNA-binding domain-containing protein: MSPQEFLLLNQSRLSHPARTLYCLHLRRMATQQQPVLINYPELGRALAVEDPLVTGGFSYQVTARQLTQLFDELVQAGLIQLQTIATPSEHYHQQYVILPLLASQTAPLAQPAFAMHTEWQPDHQFVGICQLCGLIDPHYDEEERGEFIAYWLGRPERFATQHQWMMKFVKMLKSRRYQRKQTDTIGYQQITVATTTQNISSEPSQRALEMIAHAQQLKQQQGEDHE, from the coding sequence ATGTCGCCACAAGAATTTTTATTACTAAACCAGTCTCGTCTCAGTCATCCGGCCCGAACTCTGTACTGTCTGCATTTACGACGCATGGCGACACAACAACAACCGGTGTTGATTAATTATCCCGAACTTGGCCGTGCGCTTGCAGTTGAAGATCCACTCGTTACCGGCGGTTTCAGCTATCAGGTCACTGCACGCCAACTTACGCAGTTATTTGATGAATTGGTACAAGCTGGTTTGATCCAACTACAAACAATAGCTACACCATCAGAGCATTATCACCAACAATACGTCATTCTCCCTTTGCTGGCATCGCAGACTGCACCGTTGGCACAACCCGCTTTTGCGATGCATACCGAATGGCAGCCTGATCATCAGTTTGTCGGGATCTGCCAGTTATGTGGTTTAATCGACCCGCATTATGATGAAGAAGAACGCGGTGAATTTATCGCCTATTGGCTTGGCCGGCCAGAACGTTTTGCCACGCAGCATCAATGGATGATGAAATTTGTCAAAATGCTGAAAAGTCGTCGTTATCAACGTAAACAAACCGACACGATTGGTTATCAGCAAATAACGGTGGCAACAACAACACAAAATATAAGTAGCGAACCCAGCCAACGCGCATTAGAGATGATTGCTCACGCGCAACAACTAAAACAACAACAAGGGGAAGATCATGAGTGA